A stretch of Vigna angularis cultivar LongXiaoDou No.4 chromosome 4, ASM1680809v1, whole genome shotgun sequence DNA encodes these proteins:
- the LOC108331628 gene encoding uncharacterized protein LOC108331628 — protein sequence MPRSSKHKSSKHSSRDAREHSDSERDSGAKDRRSKEESGSAKASKDSGSGEKRRLDSKEAHGNGEYSDEYASSSKRRKDGGGGDRWNGGEEGTKKSKAAGDSKSRRRDGSVGVYGEGEEVKRSSGKGDGKHRDSASGRSREGATEKERIFKEGGRSEESVDEQEQRVSKQVFEINDSKKMDELRSPEPDNQLERRMRKKRDDYSDGDKHLDNVGDGYDRHLSSKDEAKDVKKKDDRRKEEKYRDKYKEEIDRENKHRHDKQRDERPAKDHTTIRSDDKHTRDEKNSLESRQKRTKLPESDRDHNRDRDGDCDLDSVRDPEHHSERDRDYDIDRDHDYDRDRDWDWDRDRDHERERDRDRDRRRDRRRDRDGSHVDDRSARGKDSGTKKRTLDDRDDYTDSKSRAVKSYYPDAEKKSLSTSRADSDVDRGRSQHRQAHADSTGTSNKHRSSPASNTNIGKDDYRNTKAEDSKYRDPTVEQRTKGSREGYSGTSDRGPKYKLMEKPIKIDESHAGDLSTERSSSTKASPGGLIDRSPSSTSIDRRYVNRSGVRRNLEIDENGRRNGSDVRDFSTSDDRLGRESTLEKPLSDEPSQADSSLYGRTNQSNASLIPPPPGFRATLDRPYMGSLDDDVRDSSNSRYRRSSEPGFGRGHGGNSWRAVPNWNSPLPNGFVPFPPGPAHGGFQTMVPQFTSQPLFGVRPPMEVNHAGIPYHIADADRFPGHLRPLGWPNLMDGTGTAHLHGWDSSNGVFRDDPHLYGNSDWDRNRHSANSHGWESGSETWKEQNCDSKKELPSPVRKDESVPTLADNGLTDLTSQMSQDEHIRDELAEKSPERKLFSLRSPAEVQQHSLSSTLLEKEADTLTPRDDTSLFSRFYLSKLDISVDLVSPELYDQCMCTLNVDKSASVDTIASTELLLKNGSRTRQKYAATLSRRSPFPEIDNSIFQIAMDLYKKHTVKLPNKGEVDNIVVSNMMQADQSIPITSSENGHASVSASNGIKDVPIPTLESGKVETMSPAKEQLEEINQTCSQMEQDHDKSGMSCPSSDHVDQAAAVAGLQEKEPEITTDMVDSGDAEEDYSLAAKNEAQLHSILHGEGDNIDGKAKTTGFAHCADEKLGFGDTKVNPNPLIVEDGSPKACDALMPGSNESESLILSRIHHSPESTH from the exons ATGCCGCGCAGTTCGAAGCACAAATCGAGCAAGCACAGCTCTCGGGACGCGAGGGAACACTCCGACTCCGAGCGAGATTCCGGCGCGAAGGATCGGAGGAGCAAGGAGGAGAGCGGTAGTGCGAAGGCGTCGAAGGATTCGGGTTCCGGGGAGAAGCGAAGGCTGGATTCGAAGGAGGCGCACGGGAACGGGGAGTACTCTGACGAGTACGCGTCGTCGTCGAAGCGGCGCAAGGACGGCGGCGGCGGAGACAGGTGGAATGGCGGTGAGGAAGGGACGAAGAAGTCGAAGGCGGCGGGGGATTCGAAGAGCAGGAGGCGGGACGGAAGCGTGGGAGTGTACGGTGAGGGCGAGGAGGTGAAAAGGAGTAGCGGTAAAGGGGATGGGAAGCATAGGGATTCGGCTTCGGGGCGAAGCAGAGAGGGTGCGACGGAGAAGGAGAGGATATTTAAAGAAGGTGGTAGGAGTGAGGAATCGGTTGATGAGCAAGAACAGCGCGTTTCCAAGCAGGTCTTTGAAATTAATG ATTCCAAGAAAATGGATGAGTTAAGAAGCCCTGAACCTGATAACCAGCTTGAGAGGcgaatgaggaagaagagggaTGACTACAGTGATGGTGATAAACATCTAGATAATGTTGGTGATGGTTATGATAGACATTTATCTTCTAAGGATGAGGCTAAGGATGTTAAAAAGAAGGATGATAGGCGAAAGGAAGAGAAATACAGAGACAAATATAAGGAAGAAATAGACAGGGAGAACAAACATAGACATGACAAGCAACGTGATGAACGCCCTGCCAAAGATCATACTACCATTAGGTCTGATGATAAACACACTAGGGACGAAAAGAATAGCCTGGAATCAAGGCAAAAGAGAACCAAGCTTCCAGAGAGTGATAGAGACCATAATCGCGATCGTGATGGAGATTGTGATTTGGATTCTGTTCGTGATCCTGAACATCATAGTGAACGTGATCGTGATTATGATATTGACAGAGATCATGATTACGACAGGGATCGAGATTGGGACTGGGATCGTGACCGAGATCATGAACGTGAACGAGACAGAGACCGTGACCGTCGACGTGATCGTCGACGTGATCGGGATGGATCACATGTGGATGATAGAAGTGCTAGAGGAAAAGACAGTGGaacaaagaaaagaactttGGATGACCGTGATGATTATACTGACTCTAAATCTAGAGCAGTTAAGAGTTACTATCCTGATGCAGAAAAAAAGAGTTTAAGCACCAGCAGAGCGGATTCTGATGTTGACAGAGGAAGATCTCAACATCGACAAGCTCATGCAGATTCAACTGGGACTAGCAATAAGCACAGATCTTCTCCTGCCTCAAATACAAATATTGGCAAAGATGACTATAG AAATACAAAAGCTGAAGATTCAAAGTACAGAGATCCAACAGTAGAGCAGAGAACCAAAGGCTCAAGAGAGGGTTACTCTGGGACATCAGATAGAGGTCCTAAATACAAATTAATGGAAAAACCCATTAAAATAGATGAAAGTCATGCTGGAGATTTGTCAACTGAAAGGTCATCCAGTACCAAGGCGTCACCTGGGGGTCTGATTGATAGATCTCCTTCGTCAACAAGCATTGATCGCAGGTATGTTAACAGGAGTGGTGTTAGGCGGAATCTTGAAATTGATGAAAATGGAAGGAGGAACGGTTCTGATGTAAGAGATTTCTCTACTTCTGATGATAGACTTGGCCGGGAGTCGACCCTAGAGAAACCACTATCGGATGAGCCCTCTCAAGCAGATTCATCTTTATATGGTAGGACTAATCAGAGCAATGCATCATTGATTCCTCCTCCACCTGGTTTCAGGGCTACCTTAGATAGACCTTATATGGGTTCTTTAGATGATGATGTTAGAGATAGCTCTAATTCACGATACAGAAGAAGTAGTGAACCTGGCTTTGGTAGAGGGCATGGTGGCAATTCCTGGAGGGCAGTTCCAAACTGGAATTCACCACTACCAAATGGATTTGTTCCCTTCCCTCCTGGTCCTGCTCATGGAGGTTTTCAAACAATGGTGCCACAGTTTACATCTCAGCCTCTTTTTGGTGTTAGGCCTCCTATGGAAGTTAACCATGCTGGCATTCCTTACCATATTGCTGATGCTGACAGATTTCCGGGTCACTTGCGCCCACTTGGGTGGCCAAATTTGATGGATGGTACAGGAACTGCTCATTTGCATGGATGGGATAGTAGTAATGGTGTCTTCAGAGATGATCCTCACTTGTATGGTAATTCTGATTGGGATAGGAATAGGCATTCAGCAAATAGTCATGGATGGGAATCTGGATCAGAGACATGGAAAGAGCAGAATTGTGATTCAAAGAAGGAATTGCCTTCCCCAGTCCGCAAAGATGAATCAGTTCCTACCCTGGCTGATAATGGTTTGACTGATCTGACAAGTCAGATGTCTCAGGATGAACATATCCGAGATGAACTTGCTGAGAAATCTCCTGAAAGGAAGTTGTTCAGTCTCCGTTCTCCAGCAGAAGTACAACAGCACTCTTTATCCTCAACCCTTCTTGAAAAGGAGGCCGATACATTGACACCACGTGATGATACTTCCCTTTTCAGCCGTTTTTACCTTTCCAAACTTGACATTTCAGTGGACTTGGTATCGCCAGAGTTGTATGACCAGTGTATGTGTACTCTGAATGTTGACAAAAGTGCTTCAGTTGATACAATTGCCAGTACAGAATTATTATTGAAG AATGGTTCTAGAACACGCCAGAAATATGCTGCCACCTTATCAAGGCGTTCACCTTTTCCAGAAATTGACAATTCTATCTTCCAG ATTGCCATGGACCTCTACAAGAAGCACACGGTGAAGCTACCTAACAAGGGGGAGGTAGATAATATTGTGGTATCCAACATGATGCAAGCGGATCAGTCGATTCCTATCACTAGTTCGGAGAATGGGCATGCTTCGGTCTCAGCTTCCAATGGGATCAAAGATGTGCCAATACCTACATTAGAATCAGGCAAAGTGGAAACCATGTCTCCTGCAAAAGAGCAATTGGAAGAGATCAATCAAACCTGCAGCCAAATGGAGCAAGATCATGATAAGTCTGGCATGTCCTGTCCATCTTCTGATCATGTGGACCAAGCAGCAGCTGTGGCAGGTTTGCAAGAGAAAGAGCCCGAAATCACTACTGATATGGTGGATTCAGGGGATGCAGAGGAGGATTACTCCTTGGCAGCTAAAAATGAAGCTCAGTTGCACTCCATTTTGCACGGAGAGGGTGATAACATAGATGGCAAAGCCAAAACTACTGGTTTTGCCCATTGTGCAGATGAAAAGCTGGGTTTTGGTGACACAAAGGTTAATCCTAATCCCTTAATTGTTGAGGATGGGTCTCCCAAAGCTTGTGATGCTTTGATGCCTGGTTCAAATGAGTCTGAGTCACTAATTTTAAGCCGGATACATCATTCTCCTGAAAGTACACATTGA